The Odontesthes bonariensis isolate fOdoBon6 chromosome 19, fOdoBon6.hap1, whole genome shotgun sequence genome includes the window tctctctgtaacctctctgctctgtgatgtttcctctctctgtaacctctctgctctgtgatgtttcctctctgtaacctctctgctctgtgttgtttcctctctgtaacctctctgctctgtgttgtttcctctctgtaacctctctgctctgtgttgtttcctctctgtaacctctctgctctgtgatgtttcctctctgtaacctctctgctctgtgttgtttcctctctgtaacctctctgctctgtgatgtttcctctctgtaacctctctgctctgtgttgtttcctctctctgtaacctctctgctctgtgttgtttcctctctgtaacctctctgctctgtgttgtttcctctctctgtaacctctctgctctgtgttgtttcctctctgtaacctctctgctctgtgttgtttcctctctgtaacctctctgctctgtgttgtttcctctctctgtaacctctctgctctgtgttgtttcctctctctgtaacctctctgctctgtgatgtttcctctctgtaacctctctgctctgtgttgtttcctctctctgtaacctctctgctctgtgttgtttcctctctgtaacctctctgctctgtgttgtttcctctctctgtaacctctctgctctgtgttgtttcctctctctgtaacctctctgctctgtgttgtttcctctctgtaacctctctgctctgtgttgtttcctctctctgtaacctctctgctctgtgttgtttcctctctctgtaacctctctgctctgtgttgtttcctctctgtaacctctctgctctgtgttgtttcctctctctgtaacctctctgctctgtgttgtttcctctctgtaacctctctgctctgtgttgtttcctctctgtaacctctctgctctgtgttgtttcctctctgtaacctctctgctctgtgttgtttcctctctgtaacctctctgctctgtgttgtttcctctctgtaacctctctgctctgtgttgtttcctctctctgtaacctctctgctctgtgttgtttcctctctgtaacctctctgctctgtgttgtttcctctctctgtaacctctctgctctgtgttgtttcctctctctgtaacctctctgctctgtgttgtttcctctctgtaacctctctgctctgtgttgtttcctctctctgtaacctctctgctctgtgttgtttcctctctctgtaacctctctgctctgtgttgtttcctctctgtaacctctctgctctgtgttgtttcctctctgtaacctctctgctctgtgttgtttcctctctctgtaacctctctgctctgtgttgtttcctctctctgtaacctctctgctctgtgttgtttcctctctgtaacctctctgctctgtgttgtttcctctctctgtaacctctctgctctgtgttgtttcctctctctgtaacctctctgctctgtgttgtttcctctctgtaacctctctgctctgtgttgtttcctctctgtaacctctctgctctgtgttgtttcctctctgtaacctctctgctctgtgttgtttcctctctctgtaacctctctgctctgtgttgtttcctctctctgtaacctctctgctctgtgttgtttcctctctgtaacctctctgctctgtgttgtttcctctctctgtaacctctctgctctgtgttgtttcctctctctgtaacctctctgctctgtgttgtttcctctctctgtaacctctctgctctgtgttgtttcctctctgtaacctctctgctctgtgttgtttcctctctgtaacctctctgctctgtgttgtttcctctctgtaacctctctgctctgtgatgtttcctctctctgtaacctctctgctctgtgttgtttcctctctctgtaacctctctgctctgtgttgtttcctctctgtaacctctctgctctgtgttgtttcctctctctgtaacctctctgctctgtgttgtttcctctctctgtaacctctctgctctgtgttgtttcctctctctgtaacctctctgctctgtgttgtttcctctctctgtaacctctctgctctgtgttgtttcctctctgtaacctctctgctctgtgttgtttcctctctgtaacctctctgctctgtgttgtttcctctctgtaacctctctgctctgtgttgtttcctctctctgtaacctctctgctctgtgttgtttcctctctctgtaacctctctgctctgtgttgtttcctctctgtaacctctctgctctgtgttgtttcctctctctgtaacctctctgctctgtgttgtttcctctctctgtaacctctctgctctgtgttgtttcctctctctgtaacctctctgctctgtgttgtttcctctctctgtaacctctctgctctgtgatgtttcctctctgtaacctctctgctctgtgttgtttcctctctgtaacctctctgctctgtgttgtttcctctctgtaacctctctgctctgtgttgtttcctctctctgtaacctctctgctctgtgttgtttcctctctgtaacctctctgctctgtgttgtttcctctctctgtaacctctctgctctgtgttgtttcctctctctgtaacctctctgctctgtgttgtttcctctctgtaacctctctgctctgtgttgtttcctctctctgtaacctctctgctctgtgttgtttcctctctgtaacctctctgctctgtgttgtttcctctctctgtaacctctctgctctgtgttgtttcctctctgtaacctctctgctctgtgttgtttcctctctgtaacctctctgctctgtgttgtttcctctctgtaacctctctgctctgtgttgtttcctctctctgtaacctctctgctctgtgttgtttcctctctgtaacctctctgctctgtgttgtttcctctctctgtaacctctctgctctgtgttgtttcctctctctgtaacctctctgctctgtgttgtttcctctctctgtaacctctctgctctgtgttgtttcctctctctgtaacctctctgctctgtgttgtttcctctctctgtaacctctctgctctgtgttgtttcctctctgtaacctctctgctctgtgttgtttcctctctctgtaacctctctgctctgtgttgtttcctctctgtaacctctctgctctgtgttgtttcctctctctgtaacctctctgctctgtgttgtttcctctctctgtaacctctctgctctgtgttgtttcctctctctgtaacctctctgctctgtgttgtttcctctctgtaacctctctgctctgtgttgtttcctctctgtaacctctctgctctgtgttgtttcctctctctgtaacctctctgctctgtgttgtttcctctctctgtaacctctctgctctgtgttgtttcctctctctgtaacctctctgctctgtgttgtttcctctctctgtaacctctctgctctgtgttgtttcctctctctgtaacctctctgctctgcgttgtttcctctctgtaacctctctgctctgtgttgtttcctctctctgtaacctctctgctctgtgttgtttcctctctgtaacctctctgctctgcgttgtttcctctctgtaacctctctgctctgcgttgtttcctctctgtaacctctctgctctgtgttgtttcctctctctgtaacctctctgctctgtgttgtttcctctctctgtaacctctctgctctgtgttgtatcctctctctgtaacctctctgctctgtgttgtttcctctctctgtaacctctctgctctgtgttgtttcctctctctgtaacctctctgctctgtgttgtttcctctctctgtaacctctctgctctgtgttgtttcctctctgtaacctctctgctctgtgttgtttcctctctctgtaacctctctgctctgtgttgtttcctctctctgtaacctctctgctctgtgttgtttcctctctctgtaacctctctgctctgtgatgtttcctctctctgtaacctctctgctctgtgttgtttcctctctctgtaacctctctgctctgtgttgtttcctctctctgtaacctctctgctctgtgttgtttcctctctgtaacctctctgctctgtgttgtttcctctctgtaacctctctgctctgtgttgtttcctctctctgtaacctctctgctctgtgttgtttcctctctgtaacctctctgctctgtgttgtttcctctctctgtaacctctctgctctgtgttgtttcctctctctgtaacctctctgctctgtgttgtttcctctctgtaacctctctgctctgtgttgtttcctctctgtaacctctctgctctgtgttgtttcctctctctgtaacctctctgctctgtgttgtttcctctctctgtaacctctctgctctgtgttgtttcctctctgtaacctctctgctctgtgttgtttcctctctctgtaacctctctgctctgtgttgtttcctctctgtaacctctctgctctgtgatgtttcctctctgtaacctctctgctctgtgttgtttcctctctctgtaacctctctgctctgtgttgtttcctctctctgtaacctctctgctctgtgttgtttcctctctgtaacctctctgctctgtgttgtttcctctctctgtaacctctctgctctgtgttgtttcctctctctgtaacctctctgctctgtgttgtttcctctctctgtaacctctctgctctgtgttgtttcctctctgtaacctctctgctctgtgttgtttcctctctgtaacctctctgctctgtgttgtttcctctctgtaacctctctgctctgtgttgtttcctctctgtaacctctctgctctgtgttgtttcctctctgtaacctctctgctctgtgttgtttcctctctgtaacctctctgctctgtgttgtttcctctctctgtaacctctctgctctgtgttgtttcctctctgtaacctctctgctctgtgttgtttcctctctctgtaacctctctgctctgtgttgtttcctctctgtaacctctctgctctgtgttgtttcctctctgtaacctctctgctctgtgttgtttcctctctgtaacctctctgctctgtgttgtttcctctctctgtaacctctctgctctgtgttgtttcctctctctgtaacctctctgctctgtgttgtttcctctctgtaacctctctgctctgtgttgtttcctctctctgtaacctctctgctctgtgttgtttcctctctgtaacctctctgctctgtgttgtttcctctctgtaacctctctgctctgtgttgtttcctctctgtaacctctctgctctgtgttgtttcctctctgtaacctctctgctctgtgttgtttcctctctctgtaacctctctgctctgtgttgtttcctctctttaacctctctgctctgtgttgtttcccctctctgtaacctctctgctctgtgttgtttcctctctgtaacctctctgctctgtgttgtttcctctctgtaacctctctgctctgtgttgtttcctctctctgtaacctctctgctctgtgttgtttcctctctctgtaacctctctgctctgtgttgtttcctctctgtaacctctctgctctgtgttgtttcctctctgtaacctctctgctctgtgttgtttcctctctctgtaacctctctgctctgtgttgtttcctctctgtaacctctctgctctgtgttgtttcctctctctgtaacctctctgctctgtgttgtttcctctctctgtaacctctctgctctgtgttgtttcctctctctgtaacctctctgctctgtgttgtttcctctctgtaacctctctgctctgtgttgtttcctctcctgcagGACAGGAAATCATCACAGCTAAACCTGGAGAGGATGTTACTCTGACATGTAGAGCTCCAAACAACAACATCCCCATCATAGTTGCAGAGTGGAGCAGAACTGATCTGGATGAAGAATATGTTCTTTTGTACAGAGGCAAACAGATTCTCAAACATAACCAGCATCCATCTTATAAGGACCGGGTGGatctgcaggacagacagatgaaGGATGGAGACGTGTCTCTGATTCTGAGAAATGTGACGACTGCTGACAAAGGAACATATGAGTGTCGAATCGTCCAGAGAGGAATAAACCGCAGGAAGAGAGCTAATTTGAAGTCTGATCCCATCAGCATCATCCTCCTGGCAGTTGTTGAACCAGgtgagtgtgagagtgtctCTGGATcagagctgaagcagcttcctGTTGTTGATGTGAGAGTGAAACATCTCAGATCAGATGTTTCAGGTGTTTCCTAAAGAAATGTTCTTCAGTCCTCACCTGATACtcacacctgtttctgacctgcAGATAacagagctggaggaggagaggaggaagcaTGGAGAcgggaaggaggagagaaggaaggaaacagTCGGGGATATCATGGACTGGTTGCAGGTCTGTCAGTTGTTGGGATCACCATgacagctgttgttgttgcagctgctgctgctctccggATCTCTCAGAgacacaagaagaagaaatcagACTCTCCTCCTGATGAAGCAGCTGTCCAACAGCTGGTCTGACTCAGAGCTCTGATAATAATAATCTGATAATAATCTGCCAATAATCTGATAATAATCTGATAATCTGACAataatctgatcttaatctgataataataataataataataataatctgatAATAATCAGAGCTCTGATAATGTTTCTGTAGCAGCAGCAGAGAATCCAGAAAGTTCTGTAGCATCGTCCTCAAATCAAAAATCCTGTGTACCCCTCCATGAGCTGCTACCTTGTTGTGGTGGGGGGGCTTATGGGCTCAGAGATCCTGGAAGCTGCTCCCTGGATCTGTTTCCAGTTAATGAGCCAGACAAAGAGCAGTTCAGACATCTTTATAACACATGTGCTGATGCAGAGTGACATGACTGATACATACACACATTATACA containing:
- the LOC142369398 gene encoding coxsackievirus and adenovirus receptor-like; translation: MTSTAAFLLLWTICHLSAAQGQEIITAKPGEDVTLTCRAPNNNIPIIVAEWSRTDLDEEYVLLYRGKQILKHNQHPSYKDRVDLQDRQMKDGDVSLILRNVTTADKGTYECRIVQRGINRRKRANLKSDPISIILLAVVEPDNRAGGGEEEAWRREGGEKEGNSRGYHGLVAGLSVVGITMTAVVVAAAAALRISQRHKKKKSDSPPDEAAVQQLV